The following proteins are co-located in the Planococcus plakortidis genome:
- a CDS encoding cupin domain-containing protein — protein MDIININELIQEGNQAYSMHTIFKEQKMDAQVKVGHVVIYPGQTVPLTGFSKHAENEYSVIVKGSIVTEIDGKKHRISAGQASFIPKGEEHIAVNDSEENCELVFVMVG, from the coding sequence ATGGACATTATCAATATCAATGAACTTATTCAAGAAGGCAACCAAGCTTATTCAATGCATACAATTTTCAAGGAACAAAAGATGGATGCTCAGGTCAAAGTAGGCCATGTCGTCATCTATCCGGGGCAAACAGTGCCACTCACAGGCTTTTCGAAGCATGCAGAAAACGAATACTCCGTCATCGTTAAGGGATCAATCGTTACAGAAATAGACGGCAAGAAACACCGGATCTCTGCTGGACAAGCGAGCTTTATCCCGAAAGGGGAAGAGCATATCGCTGTAAATGATTCCGAGGAGAATTGCGAATTGGTTTTCGTCATGGTCGGTTAA
- a CDS encoding ATP-dependent nuclease, which yields MEILLKEVRIKNFRSLENVSVKLDPITLLVGQNNAGKTSFLKALQLAFGTSRKQVTKEDIYVSPDEILPLDRTSTIDTLIVPTDSENNRINEFSDFWGERFGEAIQLTDTDEEYIAIRTLIEFNDLKGEYIVVQNFLKKWNDNPEMDINTEDIDKKVSRRVLEKIPLFFMDAQRDIQEDLKNSSSYWGRLASDIGLDLELVVELEGSLNDVNSKIVDESEVLSHMKEVLEQLNQYTSRNDSGIQISPITRKIRDLSRGMDILFKDHGSESFPISFHGMGTRSWATLLTFQSYISWLTKKNRKENEEFLPILALEEPEAHLHPQAQRNIYNQISKFEGQRIISTHSPYILGLADLKSIRHFYKLSSVTRVKEISLEGVDAEGERKINREVLNTRGEILFSKAIILFEGETEEQALQLFAQEYWGYHPYELGISFIGVGGAGKYLPFIRLAQLLEINWFIFSDGEVQPLQSVNSALIQIGRSMADSNIIILEDGLDFETYILRDYETELSEMIITEHCNVAYNEQHAESIRSRGIDKEGVLRELKNGKTKYGPLIAEKLIDITDKERRIPQKIDDLFREVSSAINIERKGD from the coding sequence ATGGAGATATTATTAAAAGAAGTAAGAATTAAAAATTTCCGTTCATTAGAAAACGTAAGCGTAAAACTTGATCCTATAACATTACTGGTTGGTCAAAATAATGCAGGGAAAACGAGCTTTTTGAAAGCTTTGCAACTAGCTTTTGGCACTAGTCGAAAGCAAGTGACAAAAGAAGATATTTATGTGTCTCCGGATGAAATTTTACCTCTTGATCGCACCTCGACAATAGACACATTAATTGTGCCAACTGATTCAGAAAATAATAGAATTAACGAGTTTTCAGACTTTTGGGGTGAAAGATTTGGAGAAGCAATCCAGTTGACAGATACGGATGAAGAATACATAGCTATTAGAACCTTAATTGAATTCAATGATTTAAAAGGTGAATATATAGTTGTACAAAACTTTCTGAAAAAATGGAATGATAATCCTGAAATGGATATTAATACAGAAGACATAGATAAAAAGGTCTCAAGAAGAGTACTAGAGAAAATACCTTTATTTTTTATGGATGCACAAAGAGATATACAAGAGGATTTGAAAAATTCTTCTTCTTACTGGGGAAGACTAGCTTCCGATATCGGTTTAGATCTAGAATTAGTTGTAGAACTTGAAGGATCACTAAATGATGTGAATAGTAAAATAGTCGATGAAAGCGAAGTATTATCTCATATGAAAGAAGTTTTAGAGCAATTAAATCAATATACCAGTAGAAATGATAGTGGGATTCAAATATCTCCAATAACTAGAAAGATTCGCGATTTGAGTAGAGGCATGGATATCTTATTTAAAGATCATGGAAGTGAAAGCTTTCCTATATCTTTTCATGGTATGGGGACACGGAGTTGGGCAACCCTCTTAACTTTTCAGTCATACATATCTTGGTTAACTAAAAAGAATAGAAAAGAAAACGAAGAGTTCTTACCTATCCTTGCTCTAGAAGAGCCAGAGGCTCATTTACATCCTCAAGCTCAAAGAAACATTTATAACCAAATTAGTAAATTCGAAGGTCAAAGAATTATCAGCACACATTCACCTTACATACTTGGGTTAGCGGATCTCAAATCTATAAGACATTTCTATAAATTGTCGTCTGTCACTAGAGTGAAAGAAATAAGCTTAGAAGGAGTAGATGCGGAAGGGGAGAGAAAGATAAATAGAGAAGTATTAAATACAAGAGGAGAGATATTGTTCTCTAAAGCTATAATATTATTTGAAGGGGAAACTGAAGAACAAGCGTTACAATTATTTGCGCAAGAATATTGGGGATATCATCCATATGAATTAGGAATCAGCTTCATAGGTGTTGGTGGAGCGGGTAAATATTTACCTTTTATAAGGCTTGCGCAATTGTTAGAGATTAATTGGTTCATTTTTTCAGATGGCGAAGTACAACCTCTCCAAAGCGTTAATAGTGCTTTAATTCAGATTGGAAGAAGCATGGCAGATTCTAATATTATTATTTTGGAAGACGGATTAGATTTTGAAACGTATATTTTAAGAGATTATGAAACTGAACTTTCAGAAATGATAATAACAGAACATTGTAATGTTGCTTATAATGAACAGCATGCCGAAAGTATAAGAAGCAGAGGTATAGATAAAGAAGGCGTCTTAAGGGAGCTGAAAAATGGTAAAACTAAGTATGGACCTTTAATTGCCGAAAAGTTAATAGATATTACCGATAAAGAGAGAAGGATACCACAAAAAATTGATGATTTATTTAGAGAAGTATCTTCTGCTATAAACATTGAACGGAAAGGTGATTAA
- a CDS encoding DUF7669 domain-containing protein, giving the protein MTSVKKIRTTAREEILTAVKSITEEREEKHFHLSEVLQYMKNSEISYKESTIRTHVTSRCCSNSPDHHGSIFNDYERIGKGLYRLIL; this is encoded by the coding sequence TTGACTAGCGTAAAAAAGATTCGCACAACTGCTCGGGAGGAAATTTTAACAGCTGTAAAAAGCATTACTGAGGAGCGGGAAGAAAAACACTTTCATTTAAGTGAGGTACTGCAATATATGAAGAATAGTGAAATAAGTTACAAAGAAAGTACGATCCGTACGCATGTAACTTCAAGATGTTGCTCTAATTCTCCAGATCATCACGGTTCAATTTTTAATGATTATGAAAGAATCGGTAAGGGTTTATACCGTCTGATTTTATAA
- a CDS encoding DUF2075 domain-containing protein codes for MGITKLKTWDFNKSTLESIKNDTYFDYPVVYFLNNNTTVYIGETVAFKNRMKAHLNNIERKKLEKMTLIIHEQFHRSATYNIETKLINYFLGDDRYKLQNKSQTAQSVTHNYHNKEFYDKEIFNDIWKELLKRKMVNNPAHVIENRDIFKLSPFKELTMTQLELKSKILEECEKHINDKETFVFMVKGEAGVGKSVVLSSVFNSIQELAADKNSTLHNTKNYLLVNHSEMLKTYKNIAANVKFLKKNNFDKPTSFINKQKKAAEKADIVLVDEAHLLLSRADAFNGFNENNQLEEIIRHSKVVIVVYDEKQVLKLKSYWDKNRLKKIVSGYQREEPYVLREQFRMNAGDDVIEWIDNFVDKRIGKLPKDELYDFQIFDSAKEMHDAIVEKNKQHGLSRVVSTFDYEHKKDGEQYYIREDSLEIPWNSTDTKNTWAEERETIKEAGSIYTIQGFDLNYVGVILGPSVTYDEQNDCLKIITEKYSDTEAFRGKDGIEDVERAKEQIILNSINVLMKRGIKGLYVYASDEGLRERLLRL; via the coding sequence ATGGGAATAACAAAATTGAAAACCTGGGACTTTAATAAATCCACATTGGAAAGTATCAAGAACGATACTTACTTTGACTATCCAGTTGTTTATTTTCTCAACAACAATACAACGGTCTATATCGGAGAAACGGTAGCTTTTAAAAATCGCATGAAGGCTCATTTGAATAATATCGAGAGAAAGAAATTAGAGAAAATGACGCTCATCATCCACGAACAATTTCACCGGTCGGCTACATACAATATCGAAACCAAGCTCATCAATTATTTCTTAGGCGACGATCGCTACAAGCTTCAGAACAAGAGTCAGACGGCACAAAGCGTCACGCACAACTACCATAACAAGGAATTCTACGACAAAGAGATATTCAATGATATATGGAAAGAACTATTGAAAAGGAAGATGGTAAATAACCCTGCTCATGTAATTGAAAACAGGGACATATTCAAACTTTCTCCTTTCAAAGAGCTGACGATGACACAACTCGAGCTTAAATCAAAAATCTTAGAAGAATGCGAAAAGCATATTAATGATAAGGAAACGTTTGTCTTCATGGTCAAGGGCGAAGCAGGTGTAGGGAAGAGCGTGGTCCTAAGTTCCGTGTTCAACAGTATCCAGGAGCTGGCGGCTGATAAAAACTCTACCCTCCATAACACGAAGAATTATCTGCTCGTTAATCATTCAGAGATGCTGAAGACGTATAAAAACATCGCTGCCAATGTGAAGTTTCTGAAAAAGAATAACTTCGATAAGCCGACAAGTTTCATTAATAAACAGAAGAAAGCGGCTGAAAAAGCAGACATTGTCTTAGTCGACGAAGCGCATTTATTGCTGAGCAGAGCGGATGCCTTCAATGGATTCAATGAAAACAATCAATTGGAAGAAATCATCAGGCACAGCAAAGTCGTCATCGTTGTCTACGACGAAAAGCAGGTCTTAAAACTGAAAAGCTATTGGGACAAGAATCGGCTCAAGAAAATAGTATCAGGCTATCAAAGAGAAGAGCCCTACGTTTTAAGAGAACAGTTCCGTATGAATGCGGGAGACGATGTAATCGAATGGATTGATAATTTCGTAGATAAGCGGATTGGTAAGCTTCCAAAAGATGAGTTGTATGACTTTCAAATATTCGACTCTGCTAAGGAAATGCATGATGCCATAGTGGAAAAGAATAAACAACACGGCCTCTCAAGAGTAGTTTCGACATTCGACTATGAACACAAGAAAGACGGCGAGCAGTACTACATTAGAGAAGACAGTCTTGAAATCCCATGGAACTCAACCGATACCAAAAACACCTGGGCAGAGGAGCGGGAGACAATCAAAGAAGCGGGATCCATCTATACGATTCAAGGCTTCGATTTGAATTATGTAGGCGTGATATTAGGGCCGTCAGTTACTTATGATGAGCAAAATGATTGCTTGAAGATCATTACTGAAAAGTATAGCGACACCGAAGCTTTCAGAGGAAAAGATGGCATTGAGGATGTTGAAAGAGCGAAAGAGCAGATCATATTGAATTCGATTAATGTGTTGATGAAGAGGGGGATCAAAGGGCTTTATGTTTATGCTAGTGATGAGGGGTTGAGGGAGCGGCTTTTAAGGTTATGA
- a CDS encoding purine-cytosine permease family protein, whose protein sequence is MENKGITNAVGKDEALAAIPAGKRQHWLTPAMIFGGLEFTIPVLMVGATLAGAFGMSQIFWILLVSLFVVQWIGNAIAGYIGAKTGRSSSVIARTSFGAAQARFIVGMTIFIVSLGWWALQTAVAGNAISAMLGIDYQNEILPWAIVTIVVGLLFAIPSIIGYGSMKWTDYIAVPAGLLLIIGGIFYALQNTGWSTIMAWRPEPSMTFLAALSLVIGINVSQWVIASDYTRYAKPKVKDNVLIPLGIIAVGFPLFYVGAIMSVGVGDADIVNVMMNLGFPVWGFLILWFATWTSQLVNNYSMGLAMANIFNVNSNKGRAILTLIGTLLAIVVALAGILDYFMDFLYMTALVYPAIAGVMMADFFFIRKQQWADNKGWNWMATIALVAGVLVGYFTQYVNSFGLPAVQSLFAAGIVYFVAMKVKAAVKPDHFTVPIESSKAVDELHEEGKPV, encoded by the coding sequence ATGGAGAATAAAGGAATAACTAATGCAGTGGGAAAAGATGAAGCATTAGCGGCCATTCCTGCAGGCAAACGCCAGCATTGGCTGACGCCCGCCATGATTTTCGGGGGACTAGAGTTTACGATTCCAGTTTTGATGGTAGGAGCCACACTGGCAGGAGCTTTTGGCATGTCCCAGATTTTCTGGATTCTGCTCGTTTCGTTGTTTGTCGTTCAATGGATCGGGAACGCCATCGCCGGTTACATCGGAGCAAAAACCGGCCGGTCTTCTTCCGTTATTGCCCGGACCAGCTTCGGGGCGGCTCAGGCAAGGTTCATCGTCGGAATGACCATTTTCATCGTGTCTCTTGGTTGGTGGGCGCTTCAGACCGCCGTCGCTGGAAATGCCATATCTGCGATGCTCGGAATTGACTACCAAAACGAAATCCTTCCATGGGCCATCGTGACGATCGTCGTCGGACTACTTTTTGCGATCCCTTCCATTATCGGATATGGATCCATGAAGTGGACAGATTATATCGCTGTACCCGCAGGGCTTCTTTTGATCATTGGCGGGATCTTCTATGCATTGCAAAATACAGGCTGGTCTACAATCATGGCCTGGAGACCTGAACCTTCGATGACGTTTCTCGCTGCATTGAGCCTCGTCATCGGAATCAATGTATCCCAATGGGTCATTGCTTCGGATTACACCCGTTATGCGAAACCGAAAGTAAAAGATAATGTCCTGATTCCACTTGGCATCATTGCTGTTGGGTTTCCTTTGTTCTACGTCGGAGCCATCATGTCAGTGGGTGTCGGCGATGCTGATATCGTAAACGTCATGATGAACCTCGGCTTCCCAGTATGGGGCTTCCTAATTTTATGGTTTGCCACTTGGACTAGCCAACTCGTCAACAACTACAGCATGGGACTTGCGATGGCCAATATCTTTAACGTCAACTCAAATAAAGGAAGAGCGATTTTGACATTAATCGGGACGCTACTCGCCATCGTTGTCGCTTTGGCTGGAATTCTCGATTACTTCATGGATTTCCTTTATATGACCGCATTAGTCTATCCTGCGATCGCAGGAGTCATGATGGCAGACTTCTTCTTTATCCGCAAACAGCAATGGGCAGATAATAAGGGGTGGAACTGGATGGCAACTATAGCCCTAGTCGCTGGGGTACTCGTGGGATACTTTACGCAATACGTCAACAGCTTTGGTCTCCCGGCAGTCCAGTCATTATTCGCAGCAGGAATCGTCTATTTTGTCGCTATGAAAGTAAAAGCAGCAGTCAAACCGGATCATTTCACTGTGCCGATTGAAAGTTCGAAAGCAGTGGATGAGCTCCATGAAGAAGGAAAGCCCGTCTAA
- a CDS encoding ATP-dependent helicase — MQYTLTRNQKEIVEFNEGSLLVIAGAGSGKTHILTERVRKLIYDKRGHYRVLALTFTNKAAQEMKERLNDVEELENKAFIGTIHNFCLDVLSAKGDVIGIKNDFHIFGSDSDKIEVLRQIVESTPQLQKYVRQHPNYNNFLRLTIDYITRQKRSLKSSYLAEVSSAIFESDEKAFSYLYREYDDLLRSQNALDYDDLIFLTYRIFTERPAIAKLYKKLYKYLCIDEAQDLNFSQYQLIKSFCGKDYNNTMLVGDPNQAIFGFIGSSSKFMCEQYIEDFRPEVFYLKENFRSAENIVKVAKRLEPAMEIEAVLPIQGEVSLQTFTTELEEAKWVYDNIKNVYKNGHPEIDGVIPYENIAVLGRNRYVLSDLEEILEKDGIPYYTKLSDTFESESEFAKAFELGVRLIINPVDMLHLQQLLNLLNISHLNEKINGSNNTNGIELLNEISKEITGEWKSHIDIINHVLKDLSIKNPKFNVCIDKLTEYANKTWNESDENFSLVINDLNMWKEKWRYYVKQTNLDSRNLIQFRNQISMGITQKPREGVALLTVHTAKGLEFDVVYIMGMCDGTFPDYRAIKKGEESLLEEKHNAFVAITRAKRVAYLTYPLEKQFKWGTKKQIPSRFLKTMGFI, encoded by the coding sequence ATGCAATACACTCTGACACGCAACCAAAAAGAAATTGTAGAATTTAATGAAGGAAGTTTATTAGTAATAGCAGGTGCAGGAAGTGGCAAAACTCATATTTTGACTGAAAGAGTACGTAAATTAATCTATGACAAAAGAGGTCATTATAGAGTCCTAGCCCTCACATTTACAAATAAAGCGGCTCAAGAAATGAAAGAGCGCTTAAATGACGTTGAAGAACTCGAGAATAAAGCATTTATAGGTACGATTCACAACTTTTGTTTAGATGTATTGAGTGCAAAGGGTGATGTAATTGGAATTAAAAATGATTTTCATATTTTTGGGAGTGATTCAGATAAAATTGAAGTATTAAGACAAATTGTTGAATCTACTCCTCAATTACAAAAGTATGTTCGACAACATCCGAATTATAATAATTTTCTTAGGCTTACTATAGATTATATTACTAGACAAAAGAGGTCTTTAAAATCGTCATATTTGGCTGAAGTTAGTAGTGCGATTTTTGAAAGCGATGAAAAAGCTTTTTCATATTTATATAGAGAATATGATGACTTATTAAGGAGTCAAAATGCTTTGGATTATGATGACTTAATTTTTCTAACTTATCGAATTTTTACAGAAAGACCAGCTATAGCAAAGCTATATAAGAAACTCTATAAATATCTGTGTATTGATGAAGCTCAAGACTTAAATTTCTCCCAATACCAATTAATAAAGTCGTTCTGCGGGAAAGATTATAATAATACAATGCTAGTTGGTGACCCGAATCAAGCGATCTTTGGATTCATTGGTTCGAGTAGTAAATTTATGTGTGAACAATATATAGAAGACTTTAGGCCCGAAGTATTTTATCTTAAGGAAAATTTTAGATCTGCAGAAAATATAGTTAAGGTTGCCAAAAGATTAGAGCCCGCAATGGAAATTGAGGCAGTTTTACCAATCCAAGGAGAAGTTAGTTTACAAACTTTTACTACTGAACTGGAAGAAGCAAAATGGGTTTATGATAATATAAAAAATGTTTATAAAAATGGCCATCCTGAAATAGATGGTGTAATACCATATGAAAATATAGCAGTTTTGGGTAGAAACAGATATGTCTTATCAGATTTGGAAGAAATACTTGAAAAAGATGGAATACCATATTACACAAAATTAAGCGATACTTTTGAAAGTGAGTCTGAATTTGCAAAGGCATTCGAATTGGGGGTTCGATTAATTATTAATCCAGTTGATATGCTGCATTTACAGCAATTATTAAATTTATTAAATATTAGTCATTTAAATGAAAAAATTAATGGCTCTAATAATACTAATGGTATAGAGTTGCTTAACGAAATATCTAAAGAAATTACTGGAGAATGGAAATCCCATATAGATATTATTAATCACGTACTTAAAGACTTATCAATTAAAAATCCTAAATTCAATGTTTGTATTGATAAACTAACTGAGTATGCAAATAAAACATGGAATGAAAGCGATGAGAATTTTTCGTTAGTTATTAATGATTTAAATATGTGGAAGGAAAAGTGGAGGTATTACGTTAAACAGACTAATTTAGATTCAAGAAATTTAATTCAATTTAGAAATCAAATATCTATGGGTATAACTCAAAAGCCAAGAGAAGGCGTGGCATTATTAACAGTGCATACAGCTAAAGGTTTGGAGTTCGATGTAGTATATATTATGGGGATGTGCGATGGAACATTCCCGGATTATCGTGCAATCAAAAAGGGAGAAGAAAGTTTACTTGAAGAAAAACACAATGCCTTTGTAGCTATTACAAGAGCTAAAAGGGTTGCTTATTTGACATATCCGTTAGAAAAGCAGTTTAAGTGGGGTACAAAAAAACAAATACCTTCTAGATTTTTAAAAACTATGGGTTTTATTTAA
- a CDS encoding restriction endonuclease: MGLSEGFKMGLELMWGIVTAEPLLTGFLVLFIAGSLLLTFIINTLRYQKLKKSGILKVDEMTGREFEEYLRVLFRERGYQVQLTPATGDYGADLILSAKGQKVVVQAKRYKKNVGLKAVQEISTAKNHFNADECWVVTNSHYTEPARKLAASNRVRLVDRELLMKWMLEMKKDNETQRTASVGKVE, translated from the coding sequence ATGGGTTTATCTGAAGGATTTAAAATGGGACTTGAACTCATGTGGGGGATAGTGACCGCGGAGCCTTTATTGACTGGTTTTCTTGTCTTATTTATTGCAGGTTCCCTATTGCTTACATTTATCATCAATACCTTAAGATACCAGAAACTGAAGAAATCAGGCATCTTGAAAGTTGATGAAATGACAGGAAGGGAATTTGAAGAGTACCTTCGGGTTCTATTCCGTGAAAGAGGGTACCAAGTACAATTAACACCAGCTACCGGTGATTACGGAGCTGATCTCATTTTATCGGCCAAAGGTCAAAAGGTTGTTGTGCAGGCAAAACGCTATAAAAAGAATGTGGGATTAAAGGCAGTACAGGAAATCTCGACTGCCAAAAACCACTTCAATGCAGATGAATGCTGGGTGGTTACAAACAGCCACTATACCGAACCAGCAAGAAAATTAGCTGCGTCCAACCGAGTGCGTTTGGTAGACCGTGAGCTGCTGATGAAATGGATGCTGGAGATGAAGAAGGATAATGAGACTCAAAGAACGGCTAGTGTGGGGAAAGTGGAATAG